A stretch of Fusarium poae strain DAOMC 252244 chromosome 2, whole genome shotgun sequence DNA encodes these proteins:
- a CDS encoding hypothetical protein (TransMembrane:4 (i74-95o101-121i193-213o248-270i)~BUSCO:39704at5125), producing MSDTAEASGVDHQQQPSQRNRVVDTVNEKAQEVFKEDYAQAREHVTNAAKSRSYLYPIKGIFYFLSHRSLWKPFISKLGPLVLLSTGVIGGMFFFTYLPQLAILFFVNGPIAPFSTVLLVLNESTTIINLVSRNYLLQDSLLDVFDGTLLARGDTKIVSEGREVKSGGDPMQKLGKIIKSPFEKFSPKAIIRYIMYLPLNAIPVVGTVIFILIQGRTRGKGVHGRYFQLKRWSEPKKEDWLTKNVGPYTAFGLVATLLEMIPVASMFFTFSNTVGAALWAADIEDKNTSMTDGTAPSLRETAEKAE from the exons ATGTCTGATACAGCTGAAGCTTCGGGAGTTGACCACCAGCAGCAACCCTCTCAACGCAACAGAGTGGTCGACACTGTGAACGAGAAAGCTCAAGAGGTCTT CAAGGAGGACTACGCTCAGGCTAGGGAACATGTCACTAATGCTGCCAAGAGCAGATCCTACCTCTACCCGATTAAG GGTATCTTCTACTTCCTCTCCCATCGCTCGCTTTGGAAGCCCTTCATCTCCAAACTCGGTCCTCTGGTCCTTCTCTCTACTGGCGTAATCGGCGGCATGTTCTTCTTTACATACCTGCCTCAACTCGCTATCCTCTTCTTCGTAAACGGTCCTATTGCACCATTCTCGACGGTTCTTCTGGTTCTGAATGAGAGCACTaccatcatcaacctcgtaTCACGCAACTACCTTCTCCAAGATTCGCTGTTGGATGTCTTCGATGGTACCCTTCTGGCTCGTGGAGATACCAAGATTGTGAGCGAGGGACGTGAGGTCAAGTCAGGAGGAGATCCAATGCAGAAGCTGGGTAAAATCATCAAGAGCCCCTTCGAGAAGTTCAGTCCAAAGGCTATTATCCGATACATCATGTATTTGCCTCTCAACGCCATCCCAGTCGTCGGCACTGTGATTTTCATTCTCATTCAAG GTCGCACCCGAGGAAAGGGAGTTCATGGCCGA TACTTTCAACTCAAGCGATGGTCGGagcccaagaaggaggaCTGGCTTACAAAGAATGTCGGGCCTTACACTGC GTTTGGACTGGTTGCTACGCTCCTTGAGATGATTCCCGTTGCTTCAATGTTCTTCACTTTCAGCAACACAG TTGGCGCTGCTCTATGGGCTGCTGATATCGAAGACAAGAACACTTCCATGACTGACGGGACCGCCCCAAGTCTGCGGGAAACCGCTGAAAAGGCCGAGTAA